In one Musa acuminata AAA Group cultivar baxijiao chromosome BXJ2-5, Cavendish_Baxijiao_AAA, whole genome shotgun sequence genomic region, the following are encoded:
- the LOC135612688 gene encoding mitochondrial uncoupling protein 5-like, with product MGLKGFLEGGIASIAAGSTTHPLDLIKVRMQLQGEALSPAVSALRPAVVLQGEAGVAALPHHHPALPPPPRRPGPFAVGAQILRAEGPVGLFSGVSATVLRQALYSTTRMGLYDLMKKRWSAPGDGGSLPFHRKVAAGLIAGGIGAVVGNPADVAMVRMQADGRLPQAKRRNYKSVLDAIGRMIRQEGVGSLWRGSSLTVNRAMIVTASQLATYDQAKEAILRRRGAGADGLGTHVTASLAAGLVAAAASNPVDVVKTRVMNMRAEAGAPLPYVGAVDCVLKTVRAEGLMALYKGFVPTVCRQGPFTVVLFVTLEQVRKLLEYF from the coding sequence ATGGGCTTGAAAGGATTCTTGGAGGGAGGTATAGCTTCGATTGCTGCCGGGTCCACTACCCACCCCCTCGACCTCATCAAGGTCCGGATGCAGCTCCAAGGCGAGGCCCTCAGCCCGGCCGTCTCCGCACTCCGCCCCGCTGTCGTCCTCCAAGGCGAAGCGGGCGTGGCCGCCCTCCCCCACCACCACCCGGCCCTGCCCCCGCCGCCGCGCCGACCCGGGCCGTTCGCGGTAGGCGCCCAGATCCTCCGCGCCGAGGGTCCTGTCGGGCTCTTCTCCGGAGTCTCGGCGACCGTCCTCCGCCAGGCCCTCTACTCCACCACCCGAATGGGTTTGTACGACCTGATGAAGAAGCGGTGGTCTGCGCCGGGCGACGGCGGGTCCCTACCGTTCCACCGAAAGGTCGCCGCCGGCCTCATCGCTGGTGGGATCGGCGCCGTGGTCGGCAACCCCGCCGACGTGGCCATGGTCCGGATGCAGGCCGACGGGCGGCTCCCCCAGGCGAAGCGCCGTAACTACAAGAGCGTGCTCGACGCTATCGGGCGGATGATCCGGCAGGAGGGGGTGGGCAGCCTGTGGCGCGGCTCGTCGCTGACGGTGAACCGGGCGATGATCGTGACGGCGTCGCAGCTGGCGACGTACGACCAGGCGAAGGAAGCCATCCTGCGGCGCCGCGGTGCGGGGGCGGACGGGCTGGGGACGCACGTGACGGCGAGCTTGGCGGCGGGGCTGGTTGCGGCTGCGGCGTCGAACCCGGTGGACGTGGTGAAGACGCGGGTGATGAACATGAGGGCGGAGGCGGGGGCGCCACTGCCGTACGTCGGGGCGGTGGACTGCGTCCTGAAGACGGTGCGGGCGGAGGGCCTCATGGCGCTCTACAAGGGATTCGTGCCCACCGTGTGTCGCCAGGGCCCCTTCACCGTCGTTCTCTTCGTCACTCTCGAGCAGGTGCGCAAGCTCCTCGAGTACTTCTGA